A genomic segment from Triticum dicoccoides isolate Atlit2015 ecotype Zavitan chromosome 1A, WEW_v2.0, whole genome shotgun sequence encodes:
- the LOC119269218 gene encoding mitochondrial import inner membrane translocase subunit PAM16 like 2-like, producing MAGKLIANLIVMGSGIIGRAMLQAYRKALENANKTGVAHEAINNIRRASKTMTEQEARQILGVTEQSTWEEIAQRYDKLFERNATSGSFYLQSKVHRAKECLENVYQKNKQDGTRT from the exons GCCGGGAAGCTAATTGCAAACCTTATTGTCATGGGCTCTGGGATTATAGGAAGAGCTATGCTTCAGGCATACCGAAAAGCACTTGAAA ATGCAAATAAAACTGGTGTGGCCCATGAAGCAATCAACAATATCCGTAGGGCCAGCAAGACAATGACCGAGCAAGAAGCGAGGCAGATATTGGGTGTGACTGAGCAGTCGACATGGGAAGAGATTGCACAG CGGTATGACAAGCTATTCGAGAGAAATGCGACATCTGGGAGCTTTTACCTCCAATCCAAGGTTCACCGGGCCAAGGagtgcctagaaaatgtgtaccaaAAGAACAAGCAAGATGGAACTCGGACCTGA